A genomic segment from Chitinophaga niabensis encodes:
- a CDS encoding peptidoglycan DD-metalloendopeptidase family protein yields the protein MKCVFLAMATLLVCLHADAQQIPQEEENASEILYQKVKRPAVAPPEGPDGDENPARMKVGPLKSFTATRSIKPITQLIFIEADAPGIAKMERAGVCAQPVVEAALEPVYSSVKAHMPLYLPFKNSTTGLWQGFYYSWDNDGDGKKDAHRAIDYGKTSVAENEDPTFGVYAIAPGKVIDVKWSNGGGNYITIEHTAPDGYKYRSTHLHLRNGHDNDRAKAKGTSGKYKTFATNGTNSNLCWGTNTQKIAVKEGDNVSAGQFLAYAGNTGSGGIGVILKDDGTLKDANTRSYNVHLHFEVRVLDTRAGHSGEWVLVDPYGSYNHGGVDCYDLDATTPYARLFAPFYPSFHNVPLDLVNKYWGYYTGMGMALQTVSVDKSGSTLYAAGSFQWGIPGSWYARFYMTGTTYQTYFNTYDAQGYRPRQISVTKDGSGNPRFSAIWEKKPAGQSAASVHNQDDALFGATWKNYVETKKWHVQEHVDYTVGGKRYHAAVFVNKPNDNGFYLYYGMSGTDFDKKFDELYKNWELKSINVNGNTVGGVWRPKKNNYAAYYGMTSASYQTKFNQASSEGLRLIKVQNYDDNGRFSAIWGK from the coding sequence ATGAAATGCGTATTCCTCGCCATGGCGACCCTTCTTGTTTGTTTACATGCTGATGCACAGCAGATTCCCCAGGAAGAAGAAAATGCTTCCGAAATTCTTTACCAGAAAGTGAAAAGGCCTGCAGTAGCTCCTCCCGAAGGTCCGGATGGAGATGAAAATCCAGCCCGGATGAAAGTAGGCCCGCTTAAATCGTTCACGGCTACACGTAGTATCAAGCCCATCACACAACTGATCTTTATTGAAGCAGATGCACCGGGCATTGCTAAAATGGAACGTGCGGGTGTTTGTGCACAACCGGTAGTAGAAGCTGCGCTGGAACCTGTTTACAGTTCCGTGAAAGCGCACATGCCACTGTACCTGCCTTTCAAGAACAGCACTACCGGCCTCTGGCAGGGCTTTTACTACAGCTGGGACAACGATGGCGATGGCAAGAAAGATGCCCATCGTGCCATTGATTATGGCAAAACATCTGTAGCGGAAAATGAAGATCCCACCTTTGGCGTATACGCCATTGCACCGGGAAAAGTGATTGATGTAAAATGGTCTAACGGTGGTGGTAACTATATTACCATTGAACATACCGCACCAGACGGTTATAAATACCGCAGCACACATCTTCATTTGCGCAATGGCCATGATAACGACAGGGCCAAAGCCAAAGGTACTTCCGGCAAATACAAAACATTTGCCACCAATGGTACCAACAGCAATTTGTGCTGGGGTACCAATACCCAAAAGATCGCGGTAAAAGAAGGTGATAATGTAAGCGCGGGACAATTCCTCGCTTATGCAGGAAACACCGGCTCCGGAGGTATTGGCGTGATCCTGAAAGATGATGGCACACTTAAAGATGCTAACACCCGCTCCTACAACGTACACCTGCATTTTGAAGTACGTGTGTTGGATACCCGCGCAGGGCACAGCGGAGAATGGGTACTGGTAGACCCTTATGGTTCTTACAACCACGGAGGCGTGGATTGTTATGACCTGGATGCCACTACCCCTTATGCACGTTTATTTGCACCCTTCTATCCCAGCTTCCACAATGTTCCGCTGGACCTCGTGAATAAATACTGGGGCTATTATACCGGCATGGGCATGGCACTTCAAACCGTGAGTGTGGATAAGAGCGGCAGCACCCTGTATGCTGCAGGTTCTTTCCAATGGGGTATTCCCGGATCATGGTATGCACGTTTCTATATGACCGGCACTACCTACCAAACTTACTTTAACACTTACGACGCACAAGGTTACCGACCCCGCCAGATCTCTGTTACCAAAGACGGCAGCGGCAATCCCCGTTTCTCTGCCATCTGGGAAAAGAAACCCGCCGGCCAGTCTGCCGCATCTGTACATAACCAGGATGATGCATTGTTCGGAGCTACCTGGAAGAACTATGTAGAAACCAAGAAATGGCATGTACAGGAACATGTGGATTATACCGTAGGTGGTAAACGTTATCATGCGGCTGTTTTTGTGAACAAGCCAAACGACAACGGCTTCTACCTCTATTATGGCATGTCCGGCACAGACTTCGACAAAAAGTTCGATGAACTGTACAAAAACTGGGAACTGAAAAGCATCAATGTAAATGGCAATACTGTGGGTGGTGTATGGCGTCCTAAAAAGAACAATTACGCCGCATACTATGGTATGACCTCCGCTTCTTACCAGACTAAGTTCAACCAGGCCAGCTCAGAAGGCCTGCGCCTGATCAAAGTACAGAACTACGATGATAATGGGCGCTTCAGCGCCATCTGGGGCAAATAA
- a CDS encoding metallophosphoesterase family protein, whose translation MARTFVIGDIHGALKALDQLIQKIKPKAEDKLIFLGDYVDGWSQSAQVISRLMELDAQYNCIFMKGNHDEWCESWLMGNPADPVWLFHGGRSTVASYEGISTAEKSAHIRFYNRLRPFYIDDKNRLFIHAGFASMHGPEHERYETSFLWDRTLWETARSMNKRLSKNSLLYPRRLQLFHEIYIGHTPTINYNKFTPMKAANLWNVDTGAAFYGKLSALDIDSKKVIQSDPPQQLYPGEKGRNP comes from the coding sequence ATGGCAAGAACGTTTGTGATCGGTGATATTCATGGCGCGTTAAAAGCGCTGGACCAGCTTATACAAAAGATCAAACCAAAGGCAGAAGACAAATTGATCTTTCTCGGAGATTACGTAGATGGCTGGTCTCAATCCGCCCAGGTGATCTCCCGGCTCATGGAACTGGATGCACAGTACAACTGCATCTTTATGAAAGGCAATCACGATGAATGGTGTGAATCCTGGTTAATGGGCAACCCGGCAGACCCGGTGTGGTTATTTCACGGCGGAAGGTCTACCGTGGCAAGCTATGAAGGGATCAGCACCGCAGAGAAAAGCGCACATATCAGGTTCTACAATCGGTTGCGGCCTTTTTATATTGATGATAAGAACCGTTTGTTCATTCATGCAGGTTTTGCTTCCATGCACGGGCCGGAGCATGAACGTTATGAGACCAGTTTCCTCTGGGACAGAACTTTATGGGAAACAGCCCGCAGTATGAACAAACGTTTGTCAAAGAACTCATTGCTCTATCCCCGCCGGCTACAGTTGTTCCATGAGATCTACATCGGCCACACGCCTACTATTAACTATAATAAATTCACCCCCATGAAAGCAGCGAACCTTTGGAACGTAGATACAGGTGCTGCTTTTTACGGAAAGTTATCTGCGCTGGACATCGATTCAAAAAAAGTGATCCAGAGTGATCCACCGCAACAACTCTATCCCGGCGAGAAAGGCAGGAATCCTTAA
- a CDS encoding GNAT family N-acetyltransferase, producing the protein MLTLNFDPYPVLTTERLVLRKLRESDADEVFYLRSNRELMQYIPRPLQKNREDAKTLIQSNLELIQRNEAINWAITVKEEDKLIGMIGLFNVEAENLRCEVGYLLHHNWHGKGIMAEALAAVLDYGFRVLKLHSVAALIDPANIASARLLEKNNFTKDAYFKENLFYEGRFMDTIIYSLLTPFR; encoded by the coding sequence ATGTTAACGCTAAACTTTGATCCTTACCCCGTTCTCACCACAGAACGCCTTGTGCTCCGGAAGCTAAGGGAAAGCGATGCAGATGAGGTGTTTTACCTCCGCTCCAACAGGGAACTGATGCAATACATCCCACGCCCCTTGCAAAAGAACAGGGAAGATGCCAAAACATTAATACAAAGCAACCTGGAACTCATCCAGCGGAACGAAGCCATTAACTGGGCCATTACCGTTAAGGAAGAAGACAAACTGATAGGGATGATAGGGCTTTTTAATGTTGAAGCGGAAAACCTCCGTTGTGAAGTAGGTTACCTGCTGCACCATAACTGGCATGGAAAAGGTATTATGGCAGAGGCTTTGGCTGCCGTACTGGATTATGGCTTCCGTGTCCTGAAGCTACACTCCGTTGCTGCATTGATAGATCCGGCCAATATTGCTTCCGCCAGACTGCTGGAAAAGAATAATTTTACAAAAGACGCTTATTTTAAAGAGAACCTGTTTTATGAAGGCAGGTTTATGGATACCATTATCTATTCCCTGCTAACACCATTCCGGTAA
- a CDS encoding DUF4382 domain-containing protein — protein MKKQFLSAALIVLSLITGVIACQKDSSENNEGKARLQVRLTDAPAAYDAVNIDIQKVMINTSGDTSTTQGWIELPMLHPGIYNLLDFRNGIDTVLADMEVPAGRINQIRLILGPNNSVVIAGVEHELKTPSAQQSGLKLKLKADLTAGILYRLYIDFDANRSVVTAGNSGQYILKPVIRTYAEATGGSLKGFVLPKEALAQVWAIQNTDTLLALPDVLTGYYFFGGLNAGSWKVVFDAQAPAFRDSTINVNVTSGVVTNAGTTTLIP, from the coding sequence ATGAAAAAACAATTCCTCAGCGCTGCACTGATCGTACTGTCGCTAATTACTGGTGTTATTGCATGTCAGAAAGATTCATCTGAAAACAATGAAGGAAAGGCCCGTCTGCAGGTAAGGCTTACAGACGCTCCTGCAGCTTATGATGCGGTGAATATCGACATTCAGAAAGTGATGATCAATACATCCGGGGATACTTCCACAACACAAGGCTGGATAGAATTACCGATGCTACATCCCGGCATTTACAATCTGCTGGATTTCAGAAATGGAATAGATACTGTATTGGCAGATATGGAAGTACCTGCAGGCCGCATCAACCAGATCAGGCTAATACTTGGTCCCAATAATTCAGTGGTGATAGCAGGGGTGGAACATGAGCTGAAAACGCCTTCCGCCCAGCAGTCCGGGTTAAAGCTAAAACTAAAGGCAGACCTCACAGCAGGTATCCTTTACCGTTTGTACATCGACTTTGATGCCAACCGTTCTGTAGTAACTGCAGGTAACAGCGGGCAATACATCCTCAAGCCGGTGATCCGCACTTATGCTGAAGCAACAGGTGGCAGCCTGAAAGGTTTTGTGCTGCCCAAAGAAGCATTGGCACAGGTATGGGCAATTCAGAACACTGATACTTTACTGGCGCTTCCTGATGTGCTCACAGGTTATTATTTCTTCGGCGGCCTCAACGCTGGCAGCTGGAAAGTAGTGTTTGATGCACAGGCGCCTGCTTTCAGGGATTCAACAATTAACGTGAATGTAACTTCCGGCGTTGTAACAAATGCAGGTACTACCACGCTGATACCATAG
- a CDS encoding FAD-dependent oxidoreductase, whose product MMTNRKPLQALLAFNTSQSVADAQHDGAGWYKEAKSLIFIHWAKQAAMRKIFLLTLLCSGRLMAQEKLQADVIVYGGTAAAVTAAVQVQQMGKSVIIVSPDIHLGGLSAGGLGFTDTGNKSVIGGLAREFYHRVYMHYQQPNAWVWQAKEAYGNKGQGTPAMDGAERTMWIFEPHVAEQIMEDFIKEHQVKVYRDQWLDRSKGVVKKAGRIVSITTLQKKTFSGKMFIDATYEGDLMAAAGVKYHVGREANSVYGEEWNGAQTGILHHRHHFLTNISPYKIEGDKSSGLLPRVSDKDPGKRGEGDDKIQAYCFRMCLTNLPENRIPFPKPEGYDPMQYELLLRVFKSGWRETFSKYDPIPNRKTDTNNHGPFSTDNIGMNYDYPDATYERRKEIIKEHEQYQKGLMYFMANDPRVPEDVRSAVSKWGLAKDEFKDNGGWPHQLYIREARRMIGMAVMTEHETLSKKDVPNSVGMGSYTLDAHNAQRYVKPDGFVQNEGDIGVDAPKPYRISYGSIVPKKKECENLLVPVCVSSSHIAYGSIRMEPVFMILGQSAATAAVQAINGKIAVQDVKYETLKSQLLKDKQRLELP is encoded by the coding sequence ATGATGACAAACAGAAAACCACTACAGGCGTTGCTTGCGTTCAATACCTCCCAAAGCGTTGCTGATGCTCAGCATGACGGAGCAGGATGGTACAAAGAAGCTAAATCCCTTATATTTATCCATTGGGCTAAACAGGCTGCCATGCGGAAAATCTTCTTACTTACTTTACTTTGTTCCGGCCGGTTAATGGCACAGGAAAAACTGCAGGCAGATGTGATCGTGTACGGGGGAACGGCAGCAGCAGTTACAGCCGCGGTACAGGTACAACAGATGGGCAAATCCGTGATCATCGTTTCACCGGATATACACCTCGGCGGATTATCCGCCGGTGGCCTGGGCTTCACTGATACCGGAAATAAATCTGTGATCGGCGGCCTGGCCCGGGAATTCTATCACCGTGTATACATGCACTACCAGCAACCCAATGCATGGGTATGGCAGGCAAAAGAAGCTTACGGCAACAAAGGGCAGGGCACACCTGCCATGGATGGAGCAGAGCGCACCATGTGGATCTTTGAACCGCATGTGGCAGAGCAGATCATGGAGGACTTCATCAAAGAACACCAGGTAAAAGTATACCGGGACCAGTGGCTGGACAGAAGCAAAGGTGTGGTGAAAAAAGCTGGTCGCATTGTTTCTATCACCACGCTGCAAAAGAAAACCTTCTCCGGTAAAATGTTCATAGACGCTACTTACGAAGGTGACCTGATGGCCGCTGCCGGTGTAAAATACCACGTAGGCAGAGAAGCCAACAGTGTATACGGAGAAGAGTGGAATGGCGCACAAACAGGCATCCTGCATCACCGTCACCATTTTTTAACGAACATCAGCCCGTATAAGATAGAAGGAGATAAGAGCAGCGGTTTATTACCCCGGGTGTCCGATAAAGATCCCGGCAAAAGGGGAGAAGGCGATGATAAGATCCAGGCATACTGTTTCCGTATGTGCCTTACCAATCTGCCGGAAAACCGGATCCCCTTTCCTAAACCGGAAGGTTATGATCCCATGCAGTATGAGCTATTGCTGCGGGTGTTCAAATCAGGCTGGCGGGAAACCTTTTCCAAGTACGACCCAATTCCTAACCGTAAAACGGACACCAATAACCACGGCCCTTTCAGCACGGATAACATTGGTATGAATTACGATTACCCGGATGCCACGTACGAGCGCCGGAAGGAGATCATCAAAGAGCATGAGCAATACCAGAAAGGGCTCATGTACTTTATGGCCAACGATCCCCGCGTGCCGGAAGATGTACGCTCAGCCGTCAGCAAATGGGGATTGGCAAAAGACGAATTTAAAGACAATGGCGGCTGGCCGCACCAGCTCTATATCCGTGAAGCCCGCCGTATGATAGGGATGGCGGTAATGACAGAACATGAAACCCTCAGCAAAAAAGATGTGCCTAATTCTGTTGGCATGGGATCCTATACCCTGGATGCGCATAACGCACAACGTTACGTGAAACCGGATGGTTTTGTGCAGAACGAAGGTGATATAGGGGTGGATGCTCCCAAACCTTATCGTATCAGCTATGGCTCCATCGTTCCTAAAAAGAAGGAATGTGAAAACCTGCTGGTTCCTGTTTGTGTGTCCAGCTCACATATTGCCTATGGTTCTATCCGGATGGAACCGGTATTTATGATCCTGGGGCAAAGTGCTGCCACTGCTGCAGTACAGGCTATTAATGGTAAAATAGCGGTGCAGGATGTGAAATATGAAACACTTAAATCGCAATTATTAAAAGATAAACAAAGACTGGAATTACCATGA
- a CDS encoding alpha-L-rhamnosidase, whose translation MKLISILLAFFLLSSAQANEPSGLTNLQCEYMKDPIGIDTKLPRFSWVMLNPLKGTMQKAYEVFVSTTRDGKGDIWKSGKVNSSSAFAVYKGKDLLPFTRYYWKVVTYDQSDKMLSAGATFETGMMNMQNWQGAWISDGTDVKVKPAAQFRKEFEAKKKIRSARAYIAVAGLYELYINGEQIGKQRLDPMYTRFDRRTLYVTHDVTEQLKAGKNAIGVMLGNGWYNHQSTAVWYFDKAPWRGRPAFCMDLRITYEDGSIETVSSKKDWKTALGPVIFNSIYTAEHYDARLEQDGWNKAGFDDKKWREVTLRSAPSKNIVAQVMRPIEQVEEIPAAKLNKINDTTYVFDLGRNIAGVSKIKVKGEAGTVLRLKHTELLKPDGMGDMSNIDMHYRPTDDKDPFQTDIYILSGKGEESFSARFNYKGFQYVEVTSSKPVSLTKESLVGYFMHSNVPVLGHVSSSNPMINKLWAATNNAYLSNLYGYPTDCPQREKNGWTGDAHIASETGLYNFDGITVYEKWLADHRDEQQPNGVLPSIIPTGGWGYEWGNGPDWTSTIAIIPWNIYLFYGDTTLLGACYDNIKRYVDRIATDYPSGLTTWGLGDWVPVKSKTPVELTSTAYYFADVTILYKAAKLLNKTADHQQYKALAEKIKTAFNEKYLNKQTAIYGEGVQTAMSVPLYWGLVPEELKAKVAANLAKRVEADNFHLDVGLLGTKAILSALSDNGYANAAYKIASQETFPSWGWWIVNGATTLPENWRIESKNDNSRNHIMFGEIGAWLYKGLAGIKPDEQAPGFRNVILEPHFVEGLDQFEARRQLLVSSWKREGNSIVYDVIIPANSTATVRFDAGKSITLNGVPVKDVVALTSGNHRFILK comes from the coding sequence ATGAAATTGATCAGTATCCTTTTAGCTTTTTTCCTGCTTTCATCTGCGCAGGCCAATGAACCATCCGGGTTAACAAACCTGCAATGTGAATACATGAAAGATCCTATTGGTATTGATACAAAACTGCCCCGCTTCAGCTGGGTTATGCTCAATCCCCTAAAAGGTACCATGCAGAAAGCATATGAAGTATTTGTATCCACTACGCGCGATGGAAAAGGGGACATCTGGAAGTCCGGAAAGGTGAACTCCTCTTCCGCGTTTGCTGTATACAAGGGGAAGGATTTACTGCCTTTTACCAGGTATTACTGGAAAGTAGTGACATATGACCAGTCTGATAAAATGCTTTCTGCAGGGGCCACATTTGAAACCGGCATGATGAACATGCAGAACTGGCAGGGCGCCTGGATCAGCGATGGAACAGACGTAAAGGTGAAACCTGCTGCACAGTTCCGCAAAGAATTCGAGGCAAAGAAGAAGATAAGGTCCGCCAGGGCCTATATTGCCGTGGCCGGATTATATGAGTTGTACATCAATGGAGAACAGATCGGCAAACAACGGCTGGACCCCATGTATACGCGCTTCGACCGCAGAACTTTGTATGTTACGCATGATGTAACAGAACAGTTGAAGGCCGGTAAGAATGCGATCGGTGTGATGCTGGGTAATGGATGGTATAACCACCAGTCCACCGCCGTATGGTATTTTGATAAAGCACCCTGGAGAGGAAGACCGGCTTTCTGCATGGACCTCCGCATTACTTATGAAGACGGATCAATAGAAACCGTCAGTTCTAAAAAAGACTGGAAAACCGCATTAGGACCTGTTATTTTCAATAGCATCTATACAGCCGAGCATTATGATGCCAGGCTGGAACAGGATGGCTGGAATAAGGCTGGATTTGATGATAAGAAGTGGAGAGAGGTAACACTCCGTTCCGCACCTTCTAAGAACATTGTGGCACAGGTAATGCGCCCGATTGAACAGGTAGAAGAGATCCCCGCAGCTAAACTGAATAAGATCAATGATACTACTTATGTATTTGACCTGGGCCGGAACATTGCCGGTGTAAGTAAAATAAAAGTAAAGGGAGAAGCCGGTACCGTACTCCGGTTGAAACATACAGAGCTATTGAAACCAGATGGCATGGGCGATATGTCCAATATAGACATGCACTACCGCCCAACGGATGATAAAGATCCTTTTCAAACAGATATTTACATCCTCAGTGGAAAAGGAGAAGAAAGTTTCTCTGCGCGTTTCAACTACAAGGGTTTTCAATACGTGGAAGTGACCAGCAGCAAACCCGTTTCGCTTACAAAGGAAAGCCTGGTTGGTTATTTCATGCACAGCAATGTACCTGTGCTGGGGCATGTATCTTCTTCCAATCCCATGATCAATAAATTGTGGGCAGCTACCAACAACGCATATCTTTCCAACCTCTATGGCTATCCTACAGATTGCCCGCAGCGGGAAAAGAATGGCTGGACGGGTGATGCGCATATTGCCAGCGAAACCGGCCTCTATAATTTTGATGGCATTACCGTATACGAAAAATGGCTGGCTGATCACCGGGATGAACAACAGCCTAATGGTGTACTGCCTTCCATCATTCCTACCGGCGGATGGGGTTATGAATGGGGGAACGGACCGGATTGGACGAGCACTATCGCTATCATTCCCTGGAATATCTATCTCTTCTACGGCGATACTACTTTGCTCGGTGCCTGTTATGATAACATCAAACGTTATGTAGACCGTATCGCTACAGATTACCCATCCGGCCTAACCACCTGGGGGCTGGGAGACTGGGTGCCGGTTAAATCTAAAACACCGGTAGAGCTTACTTCCACGGCGTATTATTTTGCGGATGTAACTATCCTTTACAAAGCGGCAAAACTGCTGAACAAAACTGCGGACCATCAGCAATACAAAGCGCTGGCAGAGAAGATCAAAACTGCTTTTAATGAAAAGTACCTGAATAAGCAAACCGCCATTTATGGAGAAGGTGTGCAAACGGCCATGAGTGTTCCTTTATATTGGGGACTAGTGCCTGAAGAGCTGAAAGCCAAAGTAGCAGCAAACCTTGCCAAAAGGGTGGAAGCAGATAATTTCCACCTGGATGTTGGTTTGCTGGGCACAAAAGCGATCTTAAGTGCCTTAAGTGATAATGGTTATGCAAACGCGGCATACAAAATAGCCAGCCAGGAAACCTTCCCTTCCTGGGGATGGTGGATCGTGAACGGCGCTACCACTTTACCCGAGAACTGGCGCATAGAAAGTAAGAACGATAATTCACGGAACCACATTATGTTCGGAGAGATCGGCGCATGGCTGTACAAAGGCCTGGCAGGTATCAAACCGGATGAACAGGCGCCGGGTTTCAGGAATGTTATTTTAGAACCGCATTTTGTAGAGGGCCTGGATCAGTTTGAAGCAAGGCGCCAGCTCCTGGTATCTTCCTGGAAAAGGGAGGGTAACAGTATTGTTTATGATGTGATTATTCCGGCTAACAGCACGGCTACCGTTCGTTTTGATGCAGGCAAAAGTATTACGCTGAATGGCGTACCTGTGAAAGATGTCGTAGCATTAACGTCCGGGAACCACCGTTTTATATTAAAGTGA
- a CDS encoding DHCW motif cupin fold protein, whose amino-acid sequence MNIDFHTTDWDAIAPTIHKGETGEAYWRTVQLGDLRIRVVEYSKGYKADHWCQKGHIIYCLEGEMTTELADGSLHIMKKGMSYQVTDDLSSHRSFTDTGAKLFIVDGSFLQPSL is encoded by the coding sequence ATGAACATCGATTTTCATACAACAGACTGGGATGCGATCGCACCTACCATCCATAAAGGAGAAACCGGTGAAGCCTATTGGCGTACAGTACAGCTCGGCGATCTGCGCATTCGTGTAGTGGAATATTCCAAAGGATATAAAGCAGACCACTGGTGTCAGAAAGGGCATATCATTTATTGCCTGGAAGGAGAAATGACCACAGAACTGGCCGATGGCAGTTTGCATATCATGAAAAAAGGAATGAGCTACCAGGTAACGGATGATCTTAGCTCCCACCGTTCTTTCACGGATACGGGCGCAAAATTATTCATTGTTGATGGCTCATTCCTTCAGCCATCACTTTAA
- a CDS encoding EamA family transporter, which yields MWWVYALLSALFAALVAIFAKVGMKGVDSDLATAIRTVVILFVAWGIAYFRGATNGIQLLTRNNLIFLGLSGVATGLSWIFYFRALQLGKVAQVASVDKLSVALAIVFSVVFLGEALTIKTAIGALCIIGGTLILVL from the coding sequence ATGTGGTGGGTCTATGCATTATTATCAGCACTTTTTGCCGCATTGGTGGCCATTTTTGCGAAGGTAGGCATGAAGGGAGTAGATTCTGACCTGGCTACCGCTATCCGTACGGTAGTGATCCTTTTTGTGGCATGGGGCATTGCTTACTTCAGGGGTGCCACAAACGGCATCCAGCTGCTTACCAGGAACAATCTTATCTTTTTAGGTTTATCCGGTGTAGCCACAGGGCTTTCCTGGATCTTTTACTTCCGTGCCCTGCAACTGGGCAAAGTGGCGCAGGTGGCATCTGTAGATAAACTGAGCGTTGCGCTCGCCATCGTTTTCTCTGTTGTTTTCCTGGGGGAAGCGCTCACTATTAAAACAGCCATTGGTGCCCTGTGCATCATTGGCGGCACACTTATCCTTGTATTATGA
- a CDS encoding AraC family transcriptional regulator → MSKIQLEEIRPDSGKSFKLNTSCFKKSFFWHFHPEYEIVYVEGGSGTRHVGQHLSGYVDNDLIFIGPDVPHLNFDYGLGYEINQIVVQLKEDFLGDAFLNAPELSAVKALFQKAKYGLSFTGQTKATVAEKLKAMQPKDHFGQLMTLLEIFQIMATSKEVVQLNEEVNQQHKEKERMSAIYDYVDTNYHLKPDVNFIAKEVHMTTAAFCRYFKKQTGLTFTDFVNRCRINQAKNLLLQDRSVGEACFSTGFEQLSYFNKVFKKLEGENPSEFKKHYIK, encoded by the coding sequence ATGAGCAAAATTCAACTGGAAGAGATCAGGCCGGATTCCGGTAAGTCTTTCAAACTGAATACTTCCTGCTTCAAAAAGAGCTTTTTCTGGCATTTTCACCCGGAGTATGAAATTGTGTATGTGGAAGGTGGTTCCGGTACCCGCCATGTTGGGCAGCATTTATCCGGCTATGTGGATAACGATCTCATTTTCATAGGGCCTGATGTACCTCATTTAAATTTTGATTATGGGCTGGGCTACGAGATCAACCAGATAGTGGTACAGCTGAAGGAAGACTTCCTGGGCGATGCTTTTCTGAATGCCCCTGAACTATCCGCTGTTAAAGCCCTCTTTCAGAAAGCAAAATACGGCCTGTCTTTTACAGGGCAAACAAAAGCAACTGTTGCAGAAAAACTGAAGGCCATGCAACCCAAAGATCACTTCGGGCAGTTAATGACCTTACTGGAGATCTTCCAGATCATGGCCACCAGCAAGGAAGTGGTGCAGCTGAATGAGGAAGTGAACCAGCAGCATAAAGAGAAAGAGCGCATGTCTGCCATCTACGATTATGTGGATACCAATTATCACCTGAAGCCGGATGTGAACTTCATTGCAAAAGAAGTGCACATGACAACCGCTGCGTTCTGCCGTTACTTCAAAAAACAAACGGGCTTAACCTTTACAGATTTTGTGAACCGCTGCAGGATCAACCAGGCAAAGAACCTCCTGCTGCAGGACAGATCGGTAGGTGAAGCCTGCTTTAGCACAGGGTTTGAGCAGCTTTCTTATTTCAATAAAGTGTTTAAGAAACTGGAGGGAGAAAATCCGAGTGAGTTTAAAAAACATTACATCAAATAA